In the Thermodesulfobacteriota bacterium genome, TGATCTTGATTACACAAAGTTTGTATGTGTAGAGACTACGAATGCAGCGCAAGATATAATAGAAATAGCACCAAATGGAAAGCACAGCTTGGAAGTGGTGATCAGCGTAGAAAATCTAAAATAAAATGAATCCTAATACAACAGTGTTACGTATAATTGATTGAATAGGAGGCAATACAAATGAGAAAATATATAATAATTGCAGCAGTTTTACTTTTGTTTGTGGGGTTTAAATATGCTGCGTTTAATAACTATTCGCAAAATACTTCTGAAGCGGCCGAAGAAAAAACTTCTGCCAAATTATCAAAGGAAGAATTAAAGGAAAAACTAACACCGCTTCAGTATAAAGTCACGCAAGAAGATGCCACTGAAAGAGCATTTAGTAATGAATACTGGGATAACAAAAAACCTGGTATATATGTTGATATTGTATCAGGTGAGCCGCTATTTAGCTCAACTGACAAGTATAAATCAGGAACTGGTTGGCCAAGTTTTACTCAGCCTCTAGTAGAAGAGAATATTGTTGAAGTAGAAGATTTCAAGCTACTAATGAAGAGAACTGAGGTTAGAAGTAAGAATGCAGATTCTCACTTGGGGCATGTGTTTAATGATGGCCCTGATCCAACTGGGCTTAGGTACTGTATAAACTCAGCATCACTAAGATTTATTCCTGCTGAAGATCTCAAAAAAGAAGGTTATGAAGAATATGTAGTGCTATTTGAATAAGCTGTAATTCTCCGAAAGGGTTTTTATGCCGGGATAGTCAGATATTGGCTATTCCCGGCATTCTATTTTTGAACAGATTATTTAACCATATAAGGCAGGGATAGATCTTCAGAGAGAACACCATATACTTCATATACGCCTAACAGTGGTCTTTCCTTATCATTTATGTTTACTTCCATATATGCACTTACTGCGTCATAGTTAAATTGTTTTTTATGATTCACTCTCTGAGCCGGTACTAAGACTCTTAAAGCTTTCTTATCTGTAACCACTGAATATCCAGGCGAGTCCATATACATTGGCATACCTGGATTTGTTGGGGGAAGTACAACAGATCTGTCTTCTTTTTTTAATTCAACCACTGATAGCCCGCCTTTGACCCGTTTATCTGGTCCAAGTAGCACCCAGTGTGTATGCCAGATAACTCCATCATCTTTGTAGTCACCGTTATTGTTCTCATCCCAAAGGGGTGTGTCATCAAAATCAGGATGGGCTGTTACAGCCAACGCGACTATTCCCTCCATCTTGTTAAACCCCACATCCTCTGGGCTAAGTGTTGTAGGAAAGACATATCCTAGAACTGGCGCACCATCCAGTCCACCTCTAGCAGATGGAACGGTGTTGCCGGCCTTGCCATCTGTAAATAATTGAAATACCAATAAATCCAAATCGTCCATGTAATTAACTTGGGCCTCTTTGATGTTCATGTCCTTTGTACCTAGGGCTTTTATTTCATCCGGAGTAGCAACTTGTGCAAAAGGTTTATGGGCACCTAGCACCAGAACCAATAACGCTATATTGACTGAAATTAACATTTTTGATAACAACATTTGTAATACCTCCTTAATATAGTATTGAGTCGATACTAATTATAAAATGGCAATCTTGTTTGTCAAGCTCGTATCGACACGATACAATATAAAGATATGAATGACTCACAGATAGGGCCTCTAATAGAAAGGATAGGAAATTTGCTTAGATCTGAGCAAAGGGTTGCTGGGGCTGACTTAGGCCTTCAGGCAGTCCATCTACAAATCCTAAGTTATCTCTCACTTTGCAATCGATACAGTAATACTCCTGCAGGTGTCACTGAATATATCGGCGCTACAAAGGGAACAATTTCTCAAAGCATTAATGTTTTAGAGGGTAAGGGCTTTATAGAAAAAGTGCCGGATTCACAGGATGGTAGAATTACTCATTTGGAACTGAGTAAAATTGGCAGATCATTTATTCATAATAATTCTCCTCTAAAAGAGTTTTCAAATACTTTTAAAGAATTCGATGATAAAGACTCTGCTAGACTCTCAGAAATACTTACGGAGCTATTAACTATGCTTCAGCGTAAGAACAATGGCAGACTATTTGGGGTATGTCATACATGTAAATATTTTAATCGAAATGGTCTTGGCAAATCCCACCAGTGTGGGCTTACTTTAGAGCCACTATCAGACAAAGAATCTCTGCAAATATGCAGGGAGCATGAAAAGCCTATCCTAGAAGCCGTCTGAGCTAACTACAGTATCAACTCAGTATTTGAATATGCTCCGTACCAGCCAAACCAAAAGGCTCTGTGAGCTGGCAAGCGGTATAATTCCTTTCCATCAGCAGATATTAGTTTATCTTCTGATAAAACCCATTTTGTACCGTTGCCATCGGTGACAGTGCTTTTTTGATCCCAACTTTTAAATTTAGTGCCCTTTGTTTCATACACTCTCGAAGCACCTGATTTATCAGTTAAGACTATGAAATCTAGATTCCCTATCTTTTTTTCATATAGAGGGTTTTTAGATAGATAACCAATGCTAATTGCAAGTGGTTTGTCCGGGTATTGGCTAAATATAAGACCTAGTACTTCGTCTTTATTTTTAAGACGTTTATCTAATTTTGGGACATTAAACATTAGCTCGTCAGTTGCGAAGTAATCTCTGTAAGCAGCGCCTTCAGAATAATCTCTCCTATGTCCCGTATCTAAAGATAGTACTTTTGTATCTGGGTGACGCTTTTTCCACTCTCCCCAGGTTGTGGTCACGATGCTCATTCTCTCAAGTTCTATCTCTTTATCAGCCAGTGGTCCTATAACAGGTTTTCCCCAAAGAGTGTTCCAAAGTGACTGGGTTTCTTTGTCGTACATAAGTTTATTTGATCTATATAGAAATCCACTTGTCCCAATTTCGTGATTCTTTCCGTCATGAACTGTATTGTATAAAATCATCGAGCCGCAAAGAGTACAGTAAACCCCCGCTACTTTCTCTCCGCCAACAGTATCAACAAACATCTCATGCCATGCCATGATCCGCTTGGGATATGCACGCGCGTCACCATTTACCTCAATTCCAAACACGATGTTATCATTATCTAGATATTTA is a window encoding:
- the msrB gene encoding peptide-methionine (R)-S-oxide reductase MsrB; the encoded protein is MRKYIIIAAVLLLFVGFKYAAFNNYSQNTSEAAEEKTSAKLSKEELKEKLTPLQYKVTQEDATERAFSNEYWDNKKPGIYVDIVSGEPLFSSTDKYKSGTGWPSFTQPLVEENIVEVEDFKLLMKRTEVRSKNADSHLGHVFNDGPDPTGLRYCINSASLRFIPAEDLKKEGYEEYVVLFE
- a CDS encoding MarR family winged helix-turn-helix transcriptional regulator is translated as MNDSQIGPLIERIGNLLRSEQRVAGADLGLQAVHLQILSYLSLCNRYSNTPAGVTEYIGATKGTISQSINVLEGKGFIEKVPDSQDGRITHLELSKIGRSFIHNNSPLKEFSNTFKEFDDKDSARLSEILTELLTMLQRKNNGRLFGVCHTCKYFNRNGLGKSHQCGLTLEPLSDKESLQICREHEKPILEAV
- a CDS encoding DUF3179 domain-containing protein; its protein translation is MRNKRLTKITLLTAIILGLLIYPLISHSQETFSQVAKENLVPVSFVALIASPPEDRDKAYNYISENWESSFPVMMIEAIYLNSDPSFTAKLVTLLEEKTGQSYGYELDKWYEWIWSKEEMAHPQYPEFKSLLYSLIDPKFKGYFSSNRTNKIRLDEVRWGGVRQDGIPPLRNPNMIPAKEAKYLDNDNIVFGIEVNGDARAYPKRIMAWHEMFVDTVGGEKVAGVYCTLCGSMILYNTVHDGKNHEIGTSGFLYRSNKLMYDKETQSLWNTLWGKPVIGPLADKEIELERMSIVTTTWGEWKKRHPDTKVLSLDTGHRRDYSEGAAYRDYFATDELMFNVPKLDKRLKNKDEVLGLIFSQYPDKPLAISIGYLSKNPLYEKKIGNLDFIVLTDKSGASRVYETKGTKFKSWDQKSTVTDGNGTKWVLSEDKLISADGKELYRLPAHRAFWFGWYGAYSNTELIL